The following coding sequences are from one Manduca sexta isolate Smith_Timp_Sample1 chromosome 7, JHU_Msex_v1.0, whole genome shotgun sequence window:
- the LOC115450963 gene encoding probable ATP-dependent RNA helicase Dbp45A, translating into MDESNEKQFTEIGVKPWLIKQLHTLGIRSPTPIQKGCISRILAGDDCIGAAKTGSGKTFAFALPILQHLAEDPYGIFALVLTPTHELAYQIADQFTVLGQPLKLRVCIVTGGTDQIEESLKLAKRPHIVVAMPGRLADHISGCDTFTLKKIKYLVLDEADRLFSESFQEDLETISNALPAKRQNLLFSATITEDVRESKILPLNKEKLQIWTETDPQLTVSTLDQRYVVCPAYARDVYLVQTLRKYRETKPSSHIIVFTDTKKECQVLSMMLNAISMDNVCLHGFMRQRERAAALTQFRSNLKCTLVATDVAARGLDIPTVDLVVNHKLPLHVKEYIHRVGRTARAGRSGLAISLITPYDILRLGEIEEQIKTKLTEYKIDDDEAVKVFTTVSVTRREQEAQLDNEEFEQRKRNYRHKRWIQAGVDPELMEQGLEEMRRKRIKAAKKEKLSKIKQLQSQFKNDEEGKNEDRLISMETEDADIDKTIKDNLKKVNKTLMKKDDRFKNVIGKISKIKRKADNAKQKLEANEIKKKKKKKVTDEK; encoded by the exons ATGGACGAAAGcaatgaaaaacaatttacagAGATTGGCGTAAAGCCGTGGCTTATCAAACAGCTGCATACATTAG GAATAAGATCGCCAACACCTATCCAAAAAGGATGTATATCGCGGATATTGGCTGGGGACGATTGCATTGGTGCTGCTAAAACGGGTTCAGGGAAGACTTTCGCTTTCGCCCTACCTATCCTACAGCATTTAGCTGAGGATCCATATGGGATTTTTGCATTAGTACTCACTCCTACACACGAGCTGGCTTACCAG atAGCAGATCAATTCACAGTACTCGGCCAACCTTTGAAATTGCGTGTATGTATAGTGACAGGGGGTACAGACCAAATAGAGGAGTCATTGAAATTGGCCAAGAGACCACACATAGTGGTTGCCATGCCGGGGAGATTGGCAGATCATATCTCCGGATGTGATACTTTCACTTTGAAGAAAATTAAGTATTTGGTACTTGATGAGGCAGACAG ACTCTTCAGTGAATCATTCCAAGAAGATCTAGAAACAATATCCAATGCGCTGCCAGCAAAGAGACAAAACTTGCTCTTCTCAGCCACTATAACGGAAGATGTCAGAGAATCTAAGATTCTTCCTCTAAATAAAGAA AAACTGCAGATATGGACAGAGACTGACCCACAGCTGACCGTTTCGACCCTAGACCAGCGATACGTTGTGTGTCCGGCGTATGCGCGCGACGTGTACCTAGTACAGACGCTGCGCAAGTACAGGGAGACTAAGCCTAGCTCCCATATTATAGTCTTTACAGACACTAAAAA AGAATGCCAAGTGCTTTCCATGATGTTGAACGCGATATCCATGGACAATGTATGCCTCCACGGGTTCATGAGGCAGAGGGAACGCGCCGCAGCACTCACCCAATTCCGAAGCAACTTGAAGTGCACGCTGGTTGCTACCGATGTAGCGGCGCGGGGTCTCGATATACCGACTGTAGACCTAGTCGTCAATCACAAGCTGCCGTTGCATGTTAAAGAGTATATCCATag AGTGGGAAGAACAGCTCGTGCTGGTAGAAGTGGGTTGGCAATATCCCTGATCACTCCTTACGATATACTTCGTTTGGGCGAAATTGAAGAACAAATTAAGACTAAACTGACAGAATACAAAATTGACG ATGACGAGGCAGTGAAGGTGTTCACTACGGTGAGCGTGACGCGGCGCGAGCAGGAGGCGCAGCTTGACAACGAAGAGTTCGAGCAACGGAAACGGAACTACCGCCACAAGCGCTGGATACAGGCCGGCGTCGACCCGGAACTCATGGAGCAGGG GTTGGAAGAAATGCGTAGAAAACGAATAAAAGCTGCGAAGAAAGAGAAATTATCGAAAATAAAGCAATTGCAATCACAATTTAAAAACGATGAAGAAGGAAAGAATGAAGACAGATTAATTTCAATGGAGACAGAAGACGCAGACATAGATAAAACAATCAAAGACAACTTGAAGAAAGTTAACAAAACCTTAATGAAGAAGGATGATCGGTTCAAGAATGTTATTGGAaagataagtaaaattaaacgcAAAGCGGATAATGCAAAGCAGAAGTTAGAAGCAAACGAgattaaaaagaagaaaaagaaaaaagttacagatgagaaataa